Proteins co-encoded in one Aquincola tertiaricarbonis genomic window:
- a CDS encoding amino acid ABC transporter permease has translation MDLRWEILAGYGPLFISGLFMTVKLTVVAIGVGLLLGVVFGLISSSADAPQPKSAVLAVLLKLARLVTLAYVTFFRGTPLFVQILLVHFAVMPTLVHPEHGLLLAGEAARSFRQEYGAFFSGALALTLNAGAYISEIFRAGILSIHRGQTQAAYSVGLTHAQAMRHVILPQAFRRMMPALVNEGVTLIKDSSLVSAIGLAELALAARTVAGAYSRYWEPYLLISAIYLILTLLLAGLAKRLEAPAHLRGR, from the coding sequence GTGGATCTTCGTTGGGAAATTCTGGCCGGCTACGGCCCGTTGTTCATCTCAGGCCTGTTCATGACGGTGAAGCTCACCGTCGTGGCCATCGGCGTGGGGCTGCTGCTGGGCGTGGTGTTCGGGCTGATCAGCAGCTCGGCCGACGCGCCGCAGCCCAAGTCGGCGGTGCTGGCCGTGCTGCTCAAGCTGGCGCGGCTGGTCACGCTGGCCTACGTCACCTTCTTCCGCGGCACGCCGCTGTTCGTGCAGATCCTGCTGGTGCACTTCGCGGTGATGCCGACGCTGGTGCACCCCGAGCACGGACTGCTGCTGGCCGGTGAAGCGGCCCGCAGCTTCCGGCAGGAGTACGGTGCGTTCTTCTCGGGCGCGCTGGCGCTCACGCTCAATGCCGGCGCCTACATCTCCGAGATTTTCCGCGCCGGCATCCTGAGCATCCACCGCGGCCAGACGCAGGCGGCCTACAGCGTGGGCCTGACCCATGCGCAGGCGATGCGCCACGTGATCCTGCCGCAGGCCTTCCGCCGCATGATGCCGGCGCTGGTCAACGAAGGCGTCACGCTGATCAAGGACTCGTCGCTGGTCTCGGCCATCGGCCTGGCCGAGCTGGCCCTGGCAGCGCGCACGGTGGCCGGCGCCTATTCGCGCTACTGGGAACCGTACCTGCTGATCTCGGCGATCTACCTGATCCTGACGCTGTTGCTGGCCGGTCTGGCTAAACGTCTGGAAGCACCCGCGCACCTGCGCGGGAGGTGA
- a CDS encoding basic amino acid ABC transporter substrate-binding protein yields MTDLSTRRFLQRMGMIACGLVLAACGKQEPPAPAPVASAPEAASAPAPAPAKVYTVGTDAAYAPFESQNDKAEIVGFTVDVLSAVAQKAGFEVKFVNTPWEGIFNALQQGDRDLLASSITITDERKQTMDFSSPYFDAVQLIAVKQSSKVAKFDDLKKLKVGVQTGTTGDEVVTKLLGKTSANVKRFESTPLALKELEAGGVDAVVADNGVVIHYVANNPGAQFKTVADSSFVPEQYGFAVKKGNAELLGLVNKGIADIKADGTYDKIYAKYFGNAPAAEAAASAASK; encoded by the coding sequence ATGACTGACCTTTCGACCCGACGATTCCTGCAACGCATGGGCATGATCGCCTGCGGCCTGGTGCTGGCCGCCTGCGGCAAGCAGGAACCGCCCGCGCCCGCCCCGGTGGCTTCGGCCCCTGAAGCCGCCTCGGCCCCGGCGCCCGCGCCGGCCAAGGTCTACACCGTCGGCACCGATGCCGCGTACGCCCCGTTCGAATCGCAGAACGACAAGGCCGAGATCGTCGGCTTCACCGTCGACGTGCTCAGCGCCGTGGCGCAGAAGGCCGGCTTCGAGGTGAAGTTCGTCAACACGCCGTGGGAAGGCATCTTCAACGCGCTGCAGCAGGGCGATCGCGACCTGCTGGCCTCGTCGATCACCATCACCGACGAGCGCAAGCAGACCATGGACTTCAGCTCGCCCTACTTCGACGCGGTGCAGCTGATCGCCGTCAAGCAAAGCAGCAAGGTCGCCAAGTTCGACGACCTGAAGAAGCTCAAGGTCGGCGTGCAGACCGGCACCACCGGCGATGAAGTGGTGACCAAGCTGCTGGGCAAGACCAGCGCCAACGTCAAGCGCTTCGAGTCGACCCCGCTGGCCCTGAAGGAACTGGAAGCCGGCGGCGTTGATGCCGTGGTGGCCGACAACGGCGTGGTCATTCACTACGTGGCCAACAACCCGGGCGCGCAGTTCAAGACCGTGGCCGACAGCAGCTTCGTGCCCGAGCAGTACGGCTTCGCCGTCAAGAAGGGCAACGCCGAGCTGCTGGGTCTGGTCAACAAGGGCATCGCCGACATCAAGGCCGACGGCACCTACGACAAGATCTACGCCAAGTACTTCGGCAACGCGCCGGCCGCTGAAGCCGCGGCTTCCGCCGCCTCCAAGTAA
- a CDS encoding ferritin-like domain-containing protein, translated as MELRQQALRVLSLPEPADKAAAARALHEAADGLPLDTQATLPEPAGLPGRPALPRLVPHTSLPRRSPFTPEGRAALLHAIAHIELNAIDLALDAVWRFAGMPALYYRDWLRVASEEALHFTLLREHLLAMGWDYGRFDAHDGLWSMTWRTRHDVVARMALVPRTLEARGLDATPPLQAKLAKAGDERAVAILDIILRDEVGHVAVGNRWYRWLCERQGLDPVSHYARLVREHQAPRLRPPFNRSAREQAGFTAEELAELERLP; from the coding sequence ATGGAGCTTCGACAGCAAGCCTTGCGGGTCTTGAGCCTGCCCGAACCGGCCGACAAGGCCGCTGCCGCGCGCGCCCTGCACGAGGCCGCCGACGGCCTGCCGCTGGACACCCAGGCCACGCTGCCTGAGCCCGCCGGCCTGCCCGGCCGCCCCGCCCTGCCCCGCCTGGTGCCGCACACCAGCCTGCCGCGCCGCTCGCCCTTCACGCCCGAAGGCCGGGCTGCGCTGCTGCATGCCATCGCCCACATCGAGCTCAATGCCATCGACCTGGCGCTGGACGCGGTGTGGCGCTTTGCCGGCATGCCGGCGCTGTACTACCGCGACTGGCTGCGCGTGGCCAGCGAAGAGGCCTTGCACTTCACGCTGCTGCGCGAGCACCTGCTGGCCATGGGCTGGGACTACGGCCGCTTCGATGCGCATGACGGCCTGTGGTCCATGACCTGGCGCACCCGGCACGACGTGGTGGCCCGCATGGCGCTGGTGCCGCGCACGCTGGAAGCCCGCGGCCTGGACGCCACGCCGCCGCTGCAGGCCAAGCTGGCCAAGGCCGGCGACGAACGTGCGGTGGCCATCCTCGACATCATCCTGCGCGACGAGGTGGGCCACGTGGCCGTGGGCAACCGCTGGTACCGCTGGCTGTGCGAGCGCCAGGGCCTGGACCCGGTGAGCCACTATGCCCGGCTGGTGCGCGAGCACCAGGCGCCGCGGCTGCGCCCGCCTTTCAACCGCAGCGCACGCGAGCAGGCCGGCTTCACCGCCGAGGAACTGGCCGAGCTGGAGCGCCTGCCCTGA
- the hslO gene encoding Hsp33 family molecular chaperone HslO, translating to MSELHKFLFEGLPVRGMLVRLTDDWRELLRRRETLGAYPAPVGELLGQMSAAGVLMQSNIKFDGALVMQVQGDGPVKLAVVEAQPDLRFRATAKVVGEVPADARLAAMVNVNGQGRCAITLDPADKKPGQQAYQGVVALHGDRGEPLQQVSEVLEHYMLQSEQLDTKLILAANDDMAAGLLIQRLPVEGEGNLGSRNEDEIGINEAFNRISHLAATLTKEELLTLDADTILRRLFWEEQVARFEPLHPRFACSCSRERVGAMLKSLGREEIDGILAERGTNVEVGCEFCGLQYHFDRVDVGGLFTPERDQLPPTSSVH from the coding sequence ATGAGTGAGTTGCACAAGTTCTTGTTTGAGGGTCTGCCGGTGCGGGGCATGCTGGTGCGTCTGACCGACGACTGGCGCGAGCTGCTGCGCCGGCGCGAGACGCTGGGCGCCTATCCGGCGCCGGTGGGTGAGCTGCTGGGCCAGATGTCGGCCGCCGGCGTGCTGATGCAGTCCAACATCAAGTTCGACGGCGCGCTGGTGATGCAGGTGCAGGGCGATGGCCCGGTGAAGCTGGCGGTGGTGGAGGCGCAGCCCGACCTGCGCTTCCGTGCCACCGCCAAGGTGGTGGGTGAGGTGCCGGCCGATGCGCGGCTGGCCGCGATGGTGAACGTGAACGGCCAGGGCCGTTGCGCCATCACGCTGGACCCGGCCGACAAGAAGCCCGGCCAGCAGGCCTACCAGGGCGTGGTGGCGCTGCATGGCGACCGCGGTGAACCGTTGCAGCAGGTGAGCGAGGTGCTGGAGCACTACATGCTGCAGTCCGAACAGCTGGACACCAAGCTGATCCTGGCGGCCAATGACGACATGGCCGCCGGCCTGCTGATCCAGCGCCTGCCGGTGGAAGGCGAAGGCAACCTGGGCAGCCGCAACGAGGACGAGATCGGCATCAACGAAGCCTTCAACCGCATCAGCCATCTGGCGGCCACGTTGACAAAGGAAGAGCTGCTGACGCTGGATGCCGACACCATCCTGCGGCGCCTGTTCTGGGAAGAGCAGGTGGCGCGCTTTGAGCCGCTTCACCCGCGCTTCGCCTGCTCCTGCTCGCGCGAGCGGGTGGGCGCGATGCTCAAGAGCCTGGGCCGCGAAGAGATCGACGGCATCCTGGCCGAGCGGGGCACCAACGTGGAAGTGGGCTGCGAGTTCTGCGGCCTGCAGTACCACTTCGACCGGGTGGATGTGGGCGGCCTGTTCACGCCGGAGCGCGACCAGCTGCCGCCGACTTCATCGGTGCACTGA
- a CDS encoding AAA family ATPase, with product MSTGDSSRVIALLGAESTGKSDLADALARRLRRVQPCTAVPEYLREWCDTHERTPDPREQHHIAAEQQRRIEAALALAPDMLVVADTTPLMTAVYSEFVFQDHGLYGAALHWQQQAVGLTLVTALDLPWLPDGLQRDGPQVREPVDALIRAALTSAGIAYGVVHGEGPRRVEAALRAVVRWQPGLAAALDAGIIEDAVSGSRVRWRSRCLDCLDPDCERVLAGSDSVHR from the coding sequence ATGAGCACGGGTGATTCTTCGCGCGTCATCGCCCTGCTGGGCGCTGAGAGCACCGGCAAGTCCGACCTGGCCGACGCCCTGGCCCGCCGGCTGCGCAGGGTGCAGCCCTGCACCGCGGTGCCGGAGTACCTGCGCGAATGGTGCGACACCCACGAGCGCACGCCCGATCCGCGGGAGCAGCACCACATCGCCGCCGAGCAGCAACGCCGCATCGAGGCCGCCCTGGCCCTGGCGCCCGACATGCTGGTGGTGGCCGACACCACGCCGCTGATGACGGCGGTGTACAGCGAGTTCGTGTTCCAGGACCACGGCCTCTACGGCGCGGCCTTGCACTGGCAACAACAGGCCGTGGGCCTGACGCTGGTGACGGCGCTCGACCTGCCCTGGTTGCCCGATGGCCTGCAGCGCGACGGCCCCCAGGTGCGCGAACCGGTGGACGCGCTGATCCGCGCTGCGTTGACATCGGCCGGCATTGCTTACGGCGTGGTGCACGGCGAAGGCCCGCGCCGGGTAGAAGCCGCCTTGCGCGCGGTGGTGCGCTGGCAGCCGGGTCTGGCGGCCGCGCTGGACGCCGGCATCATTGAGGACGCCGTCAGCGGCAGCCGCGTGCGCTGGCGCAGCCGCTGCCTCGATTGCCTGGACCCCGACTGCGAGCGGGTGCTGGCAGGGTCAGACTCAGTGCACCGATGA
- the pnuC gene encoding nicotinamide riboside transporter PnuC produces the protein MSDLQAAWAAAFLPAFSPAFSAWGSPVTWAEILAFGLAVWMVVLNMRVNPLAWPLAMASSVLYGALFLQYGLYGEAGLQVVFVLVAAWGWWQWLHGQQAGGQALQVRHLSPRGRWTAVLATLAAWPLMGWLLARHTDSTVPWLDAFPTVGSLLGQWLLGRQYVENWPAWVVVNVVSVALFAVKGLWLTVLLYAVFAVMAVLGWRGWAARAAAAAART, from the coding sequence ATGAGTGACTTGCAGGCGGCCTGGGCCGCCGCTTTTCTGCCCGCGTTTTCGCCGGCATTCAGCGCCTGGGGCAGCCCCGTCACCTGGGCCGAGATCCTGGCCTTCGGCCTGGCGGTGTGGATGGTCGTCCTCAACATGCGCGTCAACCCGCTGGCCTGGCCGCTGGCCATGGCCAGCTCGGTGCTCTACGGCGCGCTGTTCCTGCAATACGGCCTCTATGGCGAGGCCGGCCTGCAGGTGGTCTTCGTGCTGGTGGCGGCGTGGGGCTGGTGGCAATGGCTGCACGGCCAACAGGCCGGCGGCCAGGCCTTGCAGGTGCGCCACCTCAGCCCGCGCGGCCGCTGGACCGCGGTGCTGGCCACCCTGGCCGCATGGCCCTTGATGGGCTGGCTGCTGGCCCGCCACACCGACAGCACCGTGCCCTGGCTGGACGCCTTTCCCACCGTCGGCAGCCTGCTGGGCCAGTGGCTGCTGGGCCGGCAGTACGTGGAGAACTGGCCGGCCTGGGTGGTGGTGAACGTGGTCAGCGTCGCGCTGTTCGCGGTCAAGGGCCTGTGGCTCACCGTGCTGCTGTATGCCGTGTTCGCCGTGATGGCGGTGCTGGGCTGGCGCGGCTGGGCCGCACGCGCGGCCGCGGCCGCGGCCCGCACCTGA
- the ftsB gene encoding cell division protein FtsB: MRWITLALLALLALVQAELWFGKGGMPYVVALQTQLETQKAANRAATLRNEQLAAEVSDLKDGLEMVEEKARAELGMVKPDEILVQVASPRR; the protein is encoded by the coding sequence ATGAGGTGGATCACCCTGGCCCTGCTGGCGCTGCTGGCGCTGGTGCAGGCCGAACTCTGGTTCGGCAAGGGGGGTATGCCGTACGTGGTGGCGCTGCAGACCCAGCTCGAGACGCAAAAGGCCGCCAACCGCGCGGCCACGCTGCGCAACGAGCAGCTGGCCGCCGAGGTCAGTGACCTGAAGGACGGCCTGGAGATGGTCGAGGAAAAGGCCCGTGCCGAGCTGGGCATGGTCAAGCCCGACGAGATCCTGGTGCAGGTGGCTTCGCCGCGCCGATAG
- the eno gene encoding phosphopyruvate hydratase: protein MSAIVDIVGREILDSRGNPTVECDVLLESGTMGRAAVPSGASTGSREAIELRDGDKGRYLGKGVLKAVEHVNTEISEAVLGLDASEQAFLDKTLIDLDGTDNKSRLGANAMLAVSMAVARAAAEESGLPLYRYFGGMGGMSLPVPMMNVINGGAHANNSLDLQELMIIPVGAPSFREAVRWGAETFHALKKIIGDKGLPTAVGDEGGFAPSVESHEAAIQMILQAIEKAGYKPGEQIALGLDCAASEFYHDGKYVLEGEGGIKLAAAEWTAMLATWCDKYPIVSIEDGMHEGDWDGWKLLTERLGKKVQLVGDDLFVTNTKILKEGIDKGIANSILIKINQIGTLTETFAAIEMAKRAGYTAVISHRSGETEDSTIADIAVGTNAGQIKTGSMSRSDRMAKYNQLLRIEEDLGDVAAYPGKAAFYNVR from the coding sequence ATGAGTGCCATCGTCGACATCGTCGGACGCGAGATCCTGGACAGCCGCGGCAACCCGACGGTCGAATGCGACGTGCTGCTGGAAAGCGGCACGATGGGCCGCGCGGCCGTGCCCAGCGGTGCCTCGACCGGCTCGCGCGAAGCCATCGAGCTGCGCGACGGTGACAAGGGCCGCTACCTGGGCAAGGGCGTGCTGAAGGCCGTCGAGCACGTGAACACCGAGATCAGCGAAGCCGTGCTGGGCCTGGACGCCTCGGAACAGGCCTTCCTGGACAAGACGCTGATCGACCTCGACGGCACCGACAACAAGAGCCGCCTGGGCGCCAACGCGATGCTGGCCGTGAGCATGGCCGTGGCCCGCGCCGCCGCTGAAGAATCGGGCCTGCCGCTGTACCGCTACTTCGGTGGCATGGGTGGCATGAGCCTGCCGGTGCCGATGATGAACGTCATCAACGGTGGCGCACACGCCAACAACAGCCTCGACCTGCAGGAGCTGATGATCATCCCCGTGGGCGCGCCGAGCTTCCGCGAGGCCGTGCGCTGGGGCGCCGAAACCTTCCATGCGCTCAAGAAGATCATCGGCGACAAGGGCCTGCCCACCGCCGTGGGCGACGAAGGCGGCTTTGCGCCCAGCGTCGAGAGCCATGAGGCCGCGATCCAGATGATCCTGCAGGCCATCGAGAAGGCCGGCTACAAGCCCGGCGAGCAGATCGCCCTGGGCCTGGACTGCGCCGCCAGCGAGTTCTACCACGACGGCAAGTACGTGCTGGAAGGCGAAGGCGGCATCAAGCTGGCCGCCGCCGAATGGACCGCCATGCTGGCCACCTGGTGCGACAAGTACCCGATCGTCTCGATCGAGGACGGCATGCACGAAGGCGACTGGGACGGCTGGAAGCTGCTGACCGAGCGCCTGGGCAAGAAGGTGCAGCTGGTGGGCGACGACCTGTTCGTCACCAACACCAAGATCCTGAAGGAAGGCATCGACAAGGGCATTGCCAACTCGATCCTCATCAAGATCAACCAGATCGGCACGCTGACCGAGACCTTCGCCGCCATCGAGATGGCCAAGCGCGCCGGCTACACCGCGGTGATCAGCCACCGCTCGGGCGAGACGGAAGACTCGACCATCGCCGACATCGCCGTGGGCACCAACGCCGGCCAGATCAAGACCGGCTCGATGAGCCGCAGCGATCGCATGGCCAAGTACAACCAGCTGCTGCGCATCGAAGAAGACCTGGGCGACGTGGCCGCCTACCCCGGCAAGGCCGCGTTCTACAACGTCCGCTGA
- a CDS encoding DUF1330 domain-containing protein: MPSAYIIANVDVTDPAQYEQYRKLSTLAMQAHGAEVCVRGGAVEVLEGDWSPTRLVVLKFPSPQAARAFYDSTEYSHARAAREGAAVMRMVMVEGV; encoded by the coding sequence ATGCCCAGCGCCTACATCATCGCCAACGTCGACGTCACCGATCCTGCGCAGTACGAGCAGTACCGCAAGCTGTCCACCCTGGCGATGCAGGCCCACGGCGCCGAGGTGTGCGTGCGCGGCGGCGCCGTCGAGGTGCTGGAAGGCGACTGGTCGCCCACCCGCCTGGTGGTGCTGAAGTTCCCCAGCCCGCAAGCCGCGCGGGCCTTCTACGACTCCACCGAATACAGCCACGCCCGGGCCGCGCGCGAGGGCGCGGCCGTCATGCGCATGGTGATGGTCGAAGGCGTCTGA
- the kdsA gene encoding 3-deoxy-8-phosphooctulonate synthase, translating to MKLCGFDVGLDRPFFLIAGPCVIESEQLQIDVAGQLKEMTAALGIPFIFKSSFDKANRSSGSTFRGPGMDKGLEILAKVRQQLGVPVITDVHTEADVPAVAAVVDVLQTPAFLCRQTDFIRAVAQSGKPVNIKKGQFLAPADMKNVIQKARDAAREKGLPEDNFLACERGVSFGYNNLVSDMRSLAIMRDTGAPVVFDATHSVQLPGGQGTSSGGQREFVPVLSRAAVAVGIAGLFMETHPDPAKAMSDGPNAVPLKHMKALLEQLVALDRVVKAQPLLENDFSC from the coding sequence ATGAAGCTCTGTGGCTTCGACGTCGGCCTGGACCGGCCCTTCTTCCTGATCGCCGGCCCCTGCGTCATCGAGAGCGAGCAGCTCCAGATCGACGTCGCCGGCCAGTTGAAGGAGATGACCGCCGCGCTGGGCATCCCCTTCATCTTCAAGTCCAGCTTCGACAAGGCCAACCGCTCCAGCGGCAGCACCTTCCGCGGCCCGGGCATGGACAAGGGCCTGGAGATCCTGGCCAAGGTCAGGCAGCAGCTTGGCGTGCCGGTGATCACCGACGTGCACACCGAGGCCGACGTGCCTGCGGTGGCCGCCGTGGTCGATGTGCTGCAGACGCCCGCCTTCCTGTGCCGGCAGACCGATTTCATCCGCGCCGTCGCGCAAAGCGGCAAGCCGGTGAACATCAAGAAGGGCCAGTTCCTGGCGCCGGCCGACATGAAGAACGTCATCCAGAAAGCCCGCGACGCCGCCCGCGAGAAGGGCCTGCCGGAAGACAACTTCCTGGCCTGCGAACGGGGCGTGAGCTTCGGCTACAACAACCTGGTGTCGGACATGCGCAGCCTGGCCATCATGCGCGACACCGGCGCGCCGGTGGTCTTCGACGCCACCCACAGCGTGCAGCTGCCGGGCGGCCAGGGCACCAGCAGCGGCGGCCAGCGCGAGTTCGTGCCGGTGCTGTCGCGTGCGGCCGTGGCCGTGGGCATCGCGGGCCTGTTCATGGAAACCCACCCCGATCCCGCCAAGGCGATGAGTGACGGCCCCAATGCCGTGCCGCTCAAGCACATGAAGGCGCTGCTGGAGCAGCTGGTCGCGCTGGACCGCGTGGTCAAGGCCCAGCCGCTGCTCGAAAACGACTTCAGCTGCTGA
- a CDS encoding CTP synthase has protein sequence MTKFVFVTGGVVSSLGKGIASASLAAILESRGLKVTLIKLDPYLNVDPGTMSPFQHGEVFVTDDGAETDLDLGHYERFISTRMKRANNFTAGQIYKTVLEKERRGDYLGKTVQVIPHVTNEIQDFVRRGAANVDVAIVEIGGTVGDIESLPFLEAVRQLSLRSGANNSAFVHLTYVPYIAAAGELKTKPTQHTVEKMRAIGIQPDALLCRADRAVPDEERDKISLFTNVAPAGVISMWDVDTIYKVPRMLHEQGLDELICMKLQLLTKPADLRRWDHLVNEVTHPKHEVTIAMCGKYTELSDSYKSLNEALRHAGIHNHARVKIEYVDAESLEEGKADALAQYDAILVPGGFGKRGVEGKILAAQYAREHKIPYLGICLGMQVATIEVARHLAGLENANSTEFDASTPHPVIALIDEWQDSDGTIQKRDANSDLGGTMRLGAQSSDVAPGTLAWQIYGPVVTERHRHRYEANEHYLDRLRNAGLVISAITQREKLTEIVELPQDVHPWFVGVQFHPEFKSTPWDGHPLFTSYVKAALDHKTARRAPAGEGRKETA, from the coding sequence ATGACCAAGTTCGTCTTCGTCACCGGTGGCGTGGTGTCCTCGCTCGGCAAGGGCATCGCTTCGGCCTCCCTGGCCGCGATCCTCGAATCGCGCGGCCTCAAGGTGACCCTCATCAAGCTCGACCCGTACCTGAACGTCGATCCAGGCACGATGAGCCCCTTCCAGCATGGCGAAGTGTTCGTCACCGACGACGGGGCGGAAACCGACCTCGACCTCGGCCACTACGAGCGCTTCATCAGCACGCGGATGAAGCGGGCCAACAACTTCACCGCCGGCCAGATCTACAAGACCGTGCTCGAGAAGGAGCGCCGCGGCGACTACCTCGGCAAGACGGTGCAGGTGATCCCGCACGTCACCAACGAGATCCAGGACTTCGTGCGCCGCGGCGCGGCGAACGTCGATGTCGCCATCGTCGAGATCGGCGGCACCGTGGGCGACATCGAGTCGCTGCCCTTCCTGGAAGCCGTGCGCCAGCTCAGCCTGCGCTCGGGCGCCAACAACTCGGCCTTTGTGCACCTCACCTACGTGCCCTACATCGCGGCCGCCGGTGAGCTCAAGACCAAGCCCACGCAGCACACGGTCGAGAAGATGCGCGCCATCGGCATCCAGCCCGATGCGCTGCTGTGCCGCGCCGACCGCGCGGTGCCTGATGAAGAGCGCGACAAGATCTCGCTCTTCACCAACGTGGCACCGGCCGGCGTTATCTCGATGTGGGACGTGGACACCATCTACAAGGTGCCCCGCATGCTGCACGAGCAGGGCCTGGACGAGCTGATCTGCATGAAGCTGCAGTTGCTCACCAAGCCGGCCGACCTGCGCCGCTGGGACCACCTCGTCAACGAGGTGACGCATCCCAAGCACGAGGTCACCATCGCCATGTGCGGCAAGTACACCGAGCTGTCCGACTCGTACAAGTCGCTCAACGAGGCGCTGCGCCATGCCGGCATCCACAACCATGCCCGCGTGAAGATCGAGTACGTCGACGCCGAGAGCCTGGAAGAAGGCAAGGCCGACGCGCTGGCCCAGTACGACGCCATCCTGGTGCCCGGCGGCTTTGGCAAGCGCGGCGTGGAAGGCAAGATCCTGGCCGCGCAATACGCCCGCGAGCACAAGATCCCCTACCTGGGCATCTGCCTGGGCATGCAGGTGGCCACCATCGAGGTGGCCCGCCACCTGGCCGGCCTCGAGAACGCCAACAGCACCGAATTCGACGCCAGCACGCCGCACCCGGTGATCGCGCTGATCGACGAATGGCAGGACAGCGACGGCACCATCCAGAAGCGCGACGCCAACTCCGACCTGGGCGGCACGATGCGCCTGGGCGCACAAAGCTCCGACGTGGCGCCCGGCACGCTGGCCTGGCAGATCTACGGCCCGGTGGTCACCGAGCGCCACCGCCACCGCTATGAAGCCAACGAGCACTACCTCGACCGGCTGCGCAACGCCGGCCTGGTGATCTCGGCCATCACCCAGCGCGAGAAGCTCACCGAGATCGTCGAGCTGCCGCAGGACGTGCACCCCTGGTTCGTCGGCGTGCAGTTCCACCCCGAGTTCAAGAGCACGCCCTGGGACGGCCACCCGCTGTTCACCAGCTACGTGAAGGCCGCGCTCGACCACAAGACCGCCCGCCGCGCCCCGGCCGGTGAAGGTCGCAAGGAAACCGCATGA
- a CDS encoding alpha/beta hydrolase: protein MSRTIVFSHGNSFPAGTYRLMFERWRAAGWRVVAVDRFGHDPAYPVTSNWPHLRDQLIHFIEREVPAAERPPVLVGHSLGGMLSLLAASRRPDLAGGLVMLDSPVVTGWRAHSLRVVKAARLLPRISPGRVAQRRRCEWPNREAVHQHFAGKPVFARWDPRVLADYVASGFTEAGGKTVLAFQREIETRIYNTLPHHLGAVLRRHPVRCKVAFIAGTQSAEMRQGGSEAARALAGERFVWTEGTHLYPMEKPEATADEVLRLIQAFA, encoded by the coding sequence ATGTCGCGCACCATCGTCTTCTCGCACGGCAACAGCTTTCCCGCCGGCACCTACCGGTTGATGTTCGAGCGCTGGCGCGCCGCCGGCTGGCGGGTGGTGGCGGTGGACCGCTTCGGCCACGACCCGGCCTATCCGGTGACCAGCAACTGGCCGCACCTGCGCGACCAGCTCATCCACTTCATCGAGCGCGAGGTGCCGGCCGCTGAACGGCCGCCGGTGCTGGTGGGCCATTCGCTGGGCGGCATGCTCAGCCTGCTGGCGGCCAGCCGCCGCCCCGACCTGGCCGGCGGCCTGGTGATGCTGGATTCGCCGGTGGTCACCGGATGGCGTGCGCACAGCCTGCGCGTCGTCAAGGCGGCCCGGCTGCTGCCGCGCATCTCGCCCGGGCGCGTGGCCCAGCGGCGGCGCTGCGAATGGCCCAACCGCGAGGCGGTGCACCAGCATTTCGCGGGCAAGCCGGTGTTCGCGCGCTGGGACCCGCGGGTGCTGGCCGACTACGTGGCCAGCGGCTTCACCGAAGCGGGCGGCAAGACGGTGCTGGCCTTCCAGCGCGAGATCGAGACCCGCATCTACAACACCCTGCCGCATCACCTGGGCGCGGTGCTGCGCCGGCATCCGGTGCGCTGCAAGGTGGCCTTCATCGCCGGCACGCAATCGGCCGAGATGCGCCAGGGCGGCAGCGAGGCCGCCCGCGCCCTGGCCGGCGAGCGCTTTGTGTGGACCGAGGGCACCCACCTGTACCCCATGGAAAAGCCCGAGGCCACGGCCGACGAGGTGCTGCGGCTCATTCAGGCCTTCGCTTGA